The following are encoded in a window of Kitasatospora sp. NBC_01250 genomic DNA:
- the panC gene encoding pantoate--beta-alanine ligase, producing MARPKPAAKAPMVRKTQLTHTVGDFEAAFWPDERPVDNAVVMTMGALHEGHAALIRAARKEVGPEGRVAVTVFVNPLQFAPTEDLDRYPRSLAADVRLAEEHGADVVFAPLPEEVYPNGTPQVRLSAGPMGERFEGATRPGHFDGVLTVVAKLLHITDPDYAFFGEKDAQQLAVIQRMVADLDFDVEVIGVPTVREADGLALSSRNRYLSEAERTHALALSRALFAGRDVAAKGPAAVREAAGQVLSEADGIELDYLALIDPHDFVEAPDDFQGEAVLAVAAKVGSTRLIDNVRLQVR from the coding sequence ATGGCCCGCCCCAAGCCCGCCGCCAAGGCCCCCATGGTCCGCAAGACCCAGCTCACCCACACCGTCGGCGACTTCGAGGCGGCCTTCTGGCCCGACGAGCGCCCGGTGGACAACGCGGTCGTGATGACCATGGGCGCGCTGCACGAGGGCCACGCCGCGCTGATCCGGGCCGCCCGCAAGGAGGTCGGCCCCGAGGGCCGGGTGGCCGTGACGGTCTTCGTCAACCCGCTGCAGTTCGCCCCGACCGAGGACCTGGACCGCTACCCGCGCAGCCTGGCCGCCGACGTGCGACTGGCCGAGGAGCACGGCGCCGACGTGGTCTTCGCCCCGCTGCCCGAGGAGGTCTACCCCAACGGCACCCCGCAGGTGCGGCTGAGCGCGGGCCCGATGGGCGAGCGCTTCGAGGGCGCCACCCGCCCGGGGCACTTCGACGGGGTGCTGACCGTGGTGGCCAAGCTGCTGCACATCACCGACCCGGACTACGCGTTCTTCGGCGAGAAGGACGCCCAGCAGCTGGCGGTCATCCAGCGGATGGTGGCCGACCTGGACTTCGACGTCGAGGTGATCGGCGTGCCGACCGTCCGCGAGGCCGACGGCCTGGCACTCTCCTCGCGCAACCGCTACCTCTCCGAGGCCGAGCGCACCCACGCGCTGGCGCTCTCCCGCGCGCTGTTCGCCGGCCGTGACGTGGCCGCCAAGGGCCCGGCGGCCGTGCGCGAGGCGGCCGGGCAGGTGCTGTCCGAGGCGGACGGCATCGAACTCGACTACCTCGCCCTGATCGACCCGCACGACTTCGTCGAGGCGCCGGACGACTTCCAGGGCGAGGCGGTGCTGGCCGTGGCGGCGAAGGTGGGTTCCACCCGCCTGATCGACAACGTCCGCCTGCAGGTCAGGTAA
- a CDS encoding Rossmann-like and DUF2520 domain-containing protein encodes MSTSDLFDLPDPSDPAARPARLTVGVVGTGRVGPALGAALQLAGHQVVAASGVSAASLRRAGELLPGVRLVTPPQVLAAADLVLLTVPDDVLADLVAGLAATGAIRPGQLVVHTSGAYGVNVLDPATRAGALPLALHPAMTFTGGSVDLARLAGCPFGVTAPEELRPVAEALVVEMGGEPEWVPEAVRPLYHTALAHGANHLVTLVAQAMDLLRTAGIAEPGRLLGPLLGAALDNSLRSGDAALTGPVARGDAGTVRRHLAQLTTVSPDIPAAYRAMAKATAQRALAHGTLTDEAAASLLDVLNEEK; translated from the coding sequence GTGAGCACTTCCGATCTTTTCGACCTCCCCGACCCGAGTGACCCCGCGGCCCGCCCCGCCCGCCTGACCGTGGGCGTGGTGGGGACCGGACGGGTGGGCCCGGCGCTCGGCGCCGCCCTGCAACTGGCCGGCCACCAGGTGGTGGCCGCCTCCGGCGTCTCCGCCGCCTCCCTGCGCCGCGCCGGGGAGCTGCTGCCGGGGGTGCGGCTGGTGACACCGCCCCAGGTGCTGGCCGCCGCCGACCTGGTGCTGCTCACCGTGCCGGACGACGTGCTCGCCGACCTGGTCGCGGGCCTGGCCGCGACCGGCGCGATCCGCCCCGGCCAGCTGGTGGTGCACACCTCCGGCGCGTACGGCGTGAACGTGCTGGATCCCGCCACCCGGGCCGGCGCACTGCCGCTGGCGCTGCACCCGGCGATGACCTTCACCGGCGGCTCCGTCGACCTGGCCCGGCTGGCCGGCTGCCCGTTCGGGGTGACCGCTCCCGAGGAGCTGCGCCCGGTGGCCGAGGCGCTGGTGGTGGAGATGGGCGGCGAGCCCGAGTGGGTTCCCGAGGCGGTCCGCCCGCTCTACCACACGGCCCTGGCGCACGGCGCCAACCACCTGGTCACCCTGGTCGCGCAGGCCATGGACCTGCTGCGCACCGCGGGCATCGCCGAACCGGGCCGGCTGCTCGGCCCGCTGCTCGGCGCCGCGCTGGACAACAGCCTGCGCTCCGGCGACGCGGCGCTGACCGGCCCGGTCGCCCGTGGCGACGCCGGCACCGTGCGCCGCCACCTGGCGCAGCTGACCACCGTGTCCCCGGACATCCCGGCGGCCTACCGGGCGATGGCGAAGGCCACCGCGCAGCGGGCGCTGGCGCACGGGACGCTGACGGACGAAGCGGCGGCCTCGCTGCTGGACGTACTCAACGAGGAGAAGTAA